The following DNA comes from Alphaproteobacteria bacterium HT1-32.
GCAACGCCATCAATGCAGCGGGCCTGCGGTTTTGTCCGCATTATCTCGGCGGCGGTGTCGGGCTGATGGCCACCGCTCACCTGATGGCGGCCCTCGGCGGGGACGGCCTGCTGGAACTCGACCTGACCGAAAACCCCTTCCGGGATCAGCTTGGCAGCCCCTTCTCGCTGATCCGTGACGGCGACATGATCCTGCCGGACACAGCCGGACATGGCGTTGACCCGGACAGCTGCGATATCGAAGCATTCCGCATATTCTGATCTGATAAATCAGCTGCGAAGTGCAACTAAAGATTATCACTTCTTGCGCCTATATACCTGAAATTGATTTTTATGGATAAGACAGAACAAATAAGTTTATGCATATATCCGGATATCTGATTATCATCCCGGGATGTCTATCCCCATGAAAAGAGTGATATCGACCCCCGTCTGGCTTTTCGTTCTGGCACTGCTGCTCAGCGGATTATCTGAACGATCCCTTGCCGATGACAAGACCTGCCTGCGGTTTGGCGTTCAGGATTTGCCGGTTCACCGGGTTGTAGCCGCAACCATTTCTGAAGTGTTCACGCAGGCGGGAATCTGTCACAGCCTGGTTTATCTGCCGCCCCGACGGATATCCCGGCAATTGCTGTCCGGCGACATTGACGGCGAATTACTGCGCTATTCCTTCTATGCAGAAATCGTTCAGGAAATCGCCGAACCGGTACCTGAAAAACTGTTCGAGATTCAGGGCCTGCTGGTCAGCCCCGATCCGGAGCTGCGTTCACTGACCCAGATCGGCAACCGTCCGGTCGGTGTTTTGCTGGGCAACAGCTGGGCTGAGCGTGAGCACAGAAACCTGGCCAATCCCGTAACCGCAACCACAGCGGCCCGCCTGCTCGACATGCTGGAAAGCAAACGAACGGTGGCTGTGCTTCTCAATTCAGTGGAATGGGCCGCGCTGAAAAAGCACCATCCACAGCTTCATGCTGCGCCGGTCAGAGAACTGCCCGTCTATGTCTATCTGGCAAAACGGCACAACGTCCGGATGGCCGCCATCGTCAGCGCCATCAAAAAGTATAAAGAAAGCGGCGGCAGCTTTCTGCCATCCCGAGCTTCTTCCAATGACAGCGGGAAAGCCCCCGGCGACCGGATTGTTCTTCTGACTCGGCCACAGGGCACCACATTCTACTGACAGGGATAGGGCCAGATGCGCTTTGTATCGGGCGGGGTGGTTTTGCCACTGGCGTCCATCCAGGGCACAGAAACCTGCTTTTCCGCAGCGGACAATTTACTCACCGCAACCGACTCCCACGGCCCTGACAAACGATAGAAAGCCGTGGGGTCCATGAAGCGACCATCCTTCGGCAGAACCGCCTTGCCATCGTTCGACCATTCAGGAACCGGGCTGTAGAGCACAGCAAAATGCAGGGCATCCCGGCGTTCACGCCTGCCTTGTTTGCCACTGTTGCTGGTACTGCCAATTGCATCGCCCATGGCAACTGCCGTGCCAATGGCCAGCGGCGACATGTCTTCCAGATGGGTATATTGCGAATAGGTCCAGAACGGCAGACCGGTATCTTCCGGACGATGGCGCAGGATTACTTCGATCCCCTTGCGCGATCTCCGGTTACGCGATTTCCCGACCACCACGCCTGCCGCGACGGCGCGTATTGCCGTTCCTCTGGGCTGGGGAATATCGACCCCTTTATGTAACGCCGCTCTGGGCCGTTTATGGGAATAGTCAATCGCCCAGGCCTCACTGTCGATTTCCGGGCATTGCCCGCCATTCGCGAAAGCCGTTACCAGTCCGGTTTCGATCACCCCCCGGGCTTTCTGAACTGCGACATTGTCATCGCCGGTGCCACCATTGAAGACACCCACCATCATGGAGACTTCACGGTCAATTTCCGACGGCTCGACAAAGCCTTCTATCGACTTGCAGGCGTCACAACTCTCAGCCTTTGCCTCAGCAATCCCGACCAGTGAAATCATCGTGACGGCCAGAACACCGGCGATAACCGACATGTCAGTCCCCGTCGTCATCATGCTGCCTGTTGTCCTCAGAAGTTTTCCTTGTGGAAACCAAAGCCCTGTCGGGCCGCTTCTGTCGCCAGAACGGCAGCCAGCGGCGCCGGGCCACAGAAATAGACATCGACCTTCTCGCCTTCATGCTCCTTCGCCAGCGTGGCAAAGATCGCCCGCCAGTCCGGCCGCCCGAGATGTGTGCGGTTGCGCAGGCCCGTGAACAGGTCCCGGCCGGTCTCCGCCTGATAGACATCCATCGCCACATCCAGCGCGGCAGAGGTCATGTCCACCTTCACCCCGGTCAGATAAACCTGCGCATCCAGATATTTACGGTCGGGGTCGCGGGATTCCAGATCGGCCAGCATGCCGGAAAACCATTCAAAGGAATACTGGTCCCGGTTCATCCAGATGAAATGTGCCTTTTCCACGGTGACCGACTTGTCCCCCGTGGCCAGCCGCATGAACAGGCTTTTCAGGATCGCGGCAAAGGGGGTCACACCAATGCCCGCCCCGATCAGCACCACATTCGTCGACTTGAAGATCGACGTGCTGGGCGTCCCGTAGGGGCCGTCGATCAGCGCATAATCCAGCCCCGCTTTAGGCGCCGCCTGCCCTGCCGCCCGCGCCTTCGCCAGTTCATGCAGCTTGCGGGTCCAGTTACCAAGGCCACGCACATGCACCGACAGCTTGCCGGTTTCTTCCGGGCAGGTGGTTACCGTGAAGGGATGCCATTCATGACCGGATATCTGCGGATAACGGATGAAGACATAATCGCCGGGCTGATAGCGGAACCCGTCCGGCAGTTGCAACTGCAACCGGGTCACGCTGGACGGCAATGCCTCGATGGCGGTAACCGGCATCTTGCGGCTGGTCCGCACGGTCCGCACGATCCGCTCGATCACATAGCCAGCCACCGGCAGCAGCACCCACTGCCAGAAGGACGGTCCGTGGAACAGGGCAAAACCGAACCACAGGATGAAGAAGAAATGGGTGAAATAGAACAGCTCGAAATGTCCGCCACGGCGGATGAAATCCATCGCACAGACCCACATCACCACGAAGACAGCGGTCAGCAGCACCCCGGTCAGACCGGCCTGCGTGGAAAACAGATAATGCCCCATGCTTTCCGGCAGGCTGGAATAATTCACCAGATGCGCCGCCGTATGCACCAGGGCAAAGGCCATCATCACATGGCCCACCAGCTTGTGAAACGCGATGGAATCATCAATCGGCAGCAGCCCGCCAATCAGGCTCTGGCGCAGCCAGGTCAGCAGATGCCGCAACATCGGCACCAGAATCAGCGCCCCGTTGAAATTCAGGCAGGCACCACAGCCGCGCGCAATCTGCACGAAAATCGTCGCGCCCTGTTCGGCATAGGTCTGCATGGCATGGGTAAACAGCGCCACATTGACCGCCGCATAGATGACCAGAAAAACACTGGCCGCCCGGTTGTTGTTGACCAGCCGCCCGAATTTCCGCACCCGGTCAGCCAGTGTCGGCCCACGCCGCTTCTCACCCGCCGGACGGCGCTGCCGCAACCAGGAGGTTGCCGAGAGTGTCATATGCTTCCGGAAATCCGGATAGGCATCCATGACGCCCATGAATTCCTCAAAGCTGATCCCGCCGCCGCCATCTGTATCGGCCCGGCGGAACAGGGCATCGGTCAGCCCGTCGACCGCCTGTTTCGGCAGTTCGATATCGTTCTGCGAGATACTGGCGGCGATCACCTGCCGCAATTCATCGCGATCAATCTCGCCGCTGTCATCCGGGTCATGCAGACGGAAAGCAAAATGCAGGCGCTCGCGCTCGCCGCCATCAACGAGGGTGCCCACAAAGCCCATGAATTCAGAAAGCTCAATGGACCCGCTGTTGTCATCATCCACCATGACGAACAGCCGGTCAGCGTAGTAATCATCCCCCAGCTTCAGGGCACCGGCAAACTCATCCCGGTCAATAACCCCGTCTTCACCGGCAATTGACCTGAACCGCCGCTCCAGATCCGCTAGCAGCGCAGCCTCAGCCGCCCCCACATTGCCATCCGCCATGATACCCCCTGAAAGACCTGCACAGCCGTTCCCCAACGGCCCCGACTCACAGTCTAAAGGAAGCCCCGGAAAAGCCGCAGGGATTTTTCGCCCCCCCCCCCTTAAACTGGCACCCGGACGCACCGTCCTGTCATCCCAAACTTGATTTCCCCCATCAGTCATAGCGAAACATCTTCCGCTGCAAACTAAACCGACCTGAACTCTTTCGATAAAGCTGATCCTCACCGTATTTACCCTGCTTACGGCGACCAGCAGCAGGGCATTGGACAGCAGCCTTGATGCCGCCGCGCTTGCCGCGTTTAATATGATATCTATAAACCTGATGGTGGTGGCAAAGGGGTTGGAGCATCGGCCAAATCTAAGACGATTTGTCACCCAGCCCGCACCAGCCTTGGACTGCAGCCAGCCAATCAAGTAATAACACTAAATGAAATAATGATGATTATTTGTAAAATTTACGCATTAATTTGAGTATAAATTATTATGATATACATATTATTATGTATCTTTTCAATCTTCACCTCAATGTGCATATCAAATCACATAAACGATAAATATAAATTTTACTATAAGTTAAAAGAAAAAATTTTATACATTTCAATATTAATAATAATTATATATATTTTTATTATAAAAATTGGATATTTTTACCAAAATTCTATCGCACACACATTTTCACTGGTATTTTTTTACAAATATAATTTTAAATATGAAAATATTACGTATATTATAATTTATTCAACAATACACTTTATTGCCATAACTTCCATTTCCATATGTCTATTAATTAGATTCAATACTATTACGCATAAAATAAACAATTCGTCACAAAAAATAGTAAAAGTATTCATTGTATACCCATTTTTTATTGTCATTATATGTGCTTCTGATTTGATTATTTTTGTTTTCCTCACTGACGGCGTTATTGGCCTGCGCGGCGTGCCTGTCCAGGGTGTTCTATCCGGCATATTGATACTAGTCGTGTTTTTCATTCGAGACGGAGTCATGTCTCTCATGCTGCTTGATATATTTACTGGGGTACGTGCTGCGTTCATCAACAGAAAATTATAGTACGGAAATCGAACAGCTAATACTCCACCTTATCCGCCTTCTCCTCCCACAACCTGAACACACCCTCCGCGTCGTCGTCCGGCAGATGCACGGTCGGCAGGCTCCGTTCCAGCGGGGCCAGGGGCACCTCATCATACAGGAAGGCGTCGTCGAAGCCGATCTGGGCGGCCTGGTCGCGGGTGTTGGCGTAGACGAGGCGGTCGAGTCTTGCCCAGTAGATGGAGGCGAGGCACATCGGGCAGGGTTCGCAACTGGCGTAAATGGTCGCCCCTTTCAGGCTGAAATCAGCGAGACGGGTGCAGGCGCGGCGGATGGCGACGACTTCGGCATGGGCGGTCGGGTCGCAGGATGTCGTGACCTCGTTACAGCCTTCGCCGATGATGACCCCGTCTTTCACCACCACCGCGCCGAACGGGCCGCCGGTGCCGCTGTTCATCCCCTGACGGGAGAGTTCGACGGCACGGGCGAGGAAACGGCGGTCGTCATCGGTGGCCATACGAGAGTCCGGGAGAGGATCGGTCAAGAGGGGCTTCCTTCTGTAACCGCGCTGATGGCGGCGAGGATATGTTCCGGTGTGGCCGGGGCCTGCAGGGGGACGGGCTGCCCCGGCTGGCCGAGGCTTCCCACCGCATCACGGATGGCCAGCCAGACCGACAGCGCCAGCATGAAAGGCGGCTCGCCGATGGCCTTGGAGCGGAAGATCGTCGCCTCCCGGTTCGGCGCGTCATCGAGAATGCGGCAGTTGAAGACCGGCGGTACATCGCGGCTGCCGGGAATCTTGTAGGTCGAGGGGCCGTGAGTGCGCAGCCGCCCTTCCCCGTCCCACCACAATTCCTCTGCGGTCAGCCAGCCCATGCCCTGAATGAAGGCCCCTTCGATCTGGCCGAGATCGATGGCCGGGTTGAGGCTGCGGCCGCAATCCTGCAACAGTTCGGCCCGCATCACCCGCGTTTCACCGGTCAGGGTGTCGATGGCAACTTCTGCCGCCGCCGCGCCATAGGTGAAGTAATAGAATGGCCGGCCCTTCGAGGTCTTGAAATCCCAGTGGATATCCGGCGTTCGGTAAAAGCCGGTGGAAGACAGGGAGACCCGGCCCTCCCAGCATTTCTGTGCCAGTTCCGGGAAGGAAAGCGAGCGGTTGCCGGCGAAGACGCGGTTCGCGGCAAATTCGATCTCTGCCTCCTCCACCCCGAAATGGGCGGCGGCGACGGTCGTCATACGTGCCTTTATGGTCTCCGCCGCGTTGAGAGCCGCCATGCCATTAAGGTCGGAGCCGGATGACGCCGCCGTGGCCGACGTGTTCGGCACCTTGCCCGTAGAGGTGGCGGTGATGCGCACATGGTCAAGATCGATCTGGAACGCCTCGGCCACCACCTGGGCGACCTTGATATACAGCCCCTGCCCCATTTCCGTGCCGCCATGGTTCAGATGCACGCTGCCGTCGGTATAGACATGCACCAGCGCACCCGCCTGATTGAGCGTCGGCAGGTTGAAGGAGATGCCGAACTTGATCGGCATGGTGGCGAGACCTTTGCGGATCACGCCGCCGCGGGCATTGAAGGCATCGACCTCTTCCCGCCAGCCGGTGAGGTCGGCCTGCGCTGCCAGCTCCGATGTTACCCGCCCGATGATGTTGTCGGTCACTTCCATGCCGTAGGGGGTGACCTCGCGCCCCTCCCCGCCATAGAAGTTGCGGGCCCGCACCAGATCCAGCGGCAGTTTCAGATGCCGGGCGATATCGTCGAGCACCCCCTCGATCGCGATCATGCCCTGCGGCCCGCCAAAGCCGCGAAAGGCCGTGTTGGAGACGGTGTTGGTCTTGCAGGCAACCCCGCGCAGGCTGGCGTTCGGCAGGTAATAGCAGTTATCCGCATGGCACAGCGCACGGGTCACCACCGGGCCGGTCAGGTCCGCCACATTGCCCGCATTTGCCGCCAGCAGCATATCCAGTGCCAGCAGCCTGCCCTCTGCGTCAAAACCCACATCATAGCGGATCAGGAAGGGATGACGCTTGCCGGTGGCCACCATGTCATCGTCACGGGGCAGGCGCAGCTTCACCGGTCGCCCCGTCTTGTATGCCCCCAGCGCCGCAATAGCCGCGATGATGGTGGCCTGCGATTCCTTGCCCCCGAATGCCCCGCCCATACGGCGCACATCGACTGTGACCTGATTGAACGGCAGGCCCAGAACATGGGCGACACCATGCTGTACCTCGGTCGGGTGCTGGGTGGAGGAAAAGACCTGCATCTCGCGGGCTTCACCGGGAATGGCAACGGCAACCTGACCTTCCAGATAGAAATGATCCTGCCCGCCACAGCGGACTTCGCCTTTCAGGCGCAGCGGGGCCGCCTCAAGTGCAGCCTCCGGATCGCCGTGGCGCATCACCTGATCGCGGGCGACGGTGCTGCCCGCCTCCAGTGCCTGCTCAATGGTCAGGATGGCCGGACGCTGATCCCATTCCACCTCGACCAGCCTTGCCGCTGCCTGTGCGGCAGCAAAGCTGTCGGCAATAACGGCGGCGACCGGATGGCCGACATATTCCGCCACCTCTGCCAGCGCCGGTTCGTCCTTCAGAATCGGGGCAATATCATTGCGGCCCGGAATATCCGCAGGCGTGATGACGGCTCGCACCCCCGGCGCGGCCAGCGCCTTTGTCGCATCAATGCTGACCACCCCGGCATGGGCATGCGGGCTGAGCACCAGGGCTGCATGCAGACTGCCCTGCGGCAGTGGCATGTCGTCGAGATAGATCGCCCGGCCCGTGACATGCCCCCGGGCGCTGTCATGACGGACAGACTGATGCACGCCGCCCCTGATGGCTGCCCCTCTGGCCCCGGTGGTCTTTGTTGTCTCGTTCATAACGCCTCCAGCCGGACGGGTGTGTCCCCATCCGTAGTCTCGGCATGGAGCCGTTGCAGCAGATTTGCGGCGACACGGTTGCGATAGGCTGCCGTCGCCCGGAAATCATCCATCGGCGAGATATCTTCCGCCAGCGCCGCCATGCCCAGGGCCACGGTCTCTGCCGTCCAGGCCTTGCCCGTCACCGCCTGCTCCAGCTTGACCGCACGAATGGTGGTCGCCCCGACCCCGCCATAACAGGCCCGCAGTTCCCGGACCCTGCCGCCATCGAGACAGAGCAGATAGGCCGCAACCACGGCAGAGATATCCTGATCGAAGCGGCGGGAAATCTTGTAGGCGGCAAAGCGGGCACCTGCCGTCGGTACAGGAATTGAAATGCTCTCCACAAACTCACCCGGCATAAGAGCCGTCTTGCGGTAGCCGGTAATGAAATCGCTCACCGCCAGGCTGCGTGCCGTGTCAGATGACCGTATCATCACCGAGGCATCCAGTGCCATCAGACAGGGCAGCGTGTCACCGATCGGCGAGGCCGTCACCAGATTGCCGCCAACCGTACCGAGATTCCGGATCTGGCGCGATCCGATCCGGCGCAGCAGATCACCGAACGCCGGTGTGATCTGGTCGAGGTGGGGGAGCAATTCACTATAGGTTACGGCAGCACCGAAGGTCAGGGTATCGGCGGTCTGTTCAACCTCACGCATCTCCCGCACATGCGCGGTGGAAATCACCACCGGTGGTGTCGCCCCTTTCTTGGAAAATTCGAGCCCGATATCCGTACCACCCGCCAGCAGCCAGGCCTGCGGATGGTTGTTTATCATGATGCCGAGTTCACGGCTGCTTGTCGGGGCCAGAAACAAATGTTCTCCCGTGCGGAGACTGGGTGATGGCGTCAGGCGGGACAGCGCAGCGACGTCCTGACTGTCATTACCACTTTCGGTCCGGGCACTCTCACGGCAGGCATCAATGATCGGGCGGTAACCGGTGCAGCGACAGAGATTTCCGGCCAGCGCCTCATGAATAAGATTGTCTTCCGCAGGCTCTCCACCGGCGCCGAAAGCATACATCGACATGATGAAACCGGGGGTACAGAAACCGCACTGAGTACCGTCGCCATCTGCCATGGCCTGCTGGACGGGATGCAACCCGCCTTCGGCCCCGCTCAGTCCTTCAACAGTTTTCAGGGCCTTCCCGTCGATCTGTCCCAGTGTCAGCAGGCAACCGTTCACCGCCTGCCAGTGCATCTGGCCCCGTATGATGTTGCCAAGCGCCACCGTACAGGCACCGCAATCGCCTTCTGCGCAGCCTTCTTTTGTGCCGGTCAGCCCCGCCTGCTCACGCAGCCAGTTAAGAACAGTCGTCGTTGGCGGTTGCTGACTGACGGAAACCTTCTCGCCGTTCAGCAAAAATGTGATCGAAGACATCCAGCACCTCAGCCACCCATCGAGGACCGGAAGGCCCATCGGGTTGTCCGCTGTTCAATCCAGGCGAACAGCGCGTACATCACGATACCCTCAATTGCCAGTGCGACCAATCCCGCAAACACCAGCGGCATCTGGAAATTCGATCCGGCCAGTGCCATCAGATAGCCGATCCCCGCATTGGCAGCGACAGTTTCGGACACCACTGACCCGACAAATGCCAGTGTAATCGCAACTTTCAGGGAGCCGAAAAAATACGGCTGTGCGCGGGGAATGCCGACCTTCAGCATGATATCGAGCTTGCGGGCACCAAGAGCCCGCAGCACATCCTCAAGCTCCGGCTCGGTCGTCGCCAGGCCGGTCGCGACATTGACGACAATCGGGAAGAACGAAATCAGGAAGGCGGTGATGATCGCCGGAACCTCGCCAATGCCGAACCAGATCACCAGAATCGGCACAACCGCCACTTTCGGTATGGAATTGAATCCGACCATCACCGGATACAGCCCGCGATAGATCGTCTTCGACCATCCGACCACCAGCCCCAGGAAGACGCCGAACACAACTGCCAGCGCAAACCCGGCAAGTGTCGTCCACAGGGTGACACCGGAATGGCGCAGCACCGGGCGCCAGTGCTGCTGAAATGCAGCAAAGATATCGCTGGGTGCAGGCAGGATAATCTGGCTGATATCGAAGAGCTGGCAGACCAGCTCCCAGACCACAAAAAGCCCGATGGTGAAGACCCAGGGGGCAAGCCGTTCATTGAGCGTGATCATGCCTGCCGTACCTCGGCAATCTTGCCGCGCAGCTCGTGGACGATATCGGTAAAGTCAGTGGTGAAGCAGACATCCAGATCGCGCGGGCGCGGCAGGTTGACCTGTTTCGTCAGGGTGATGCGGCCGGGCCGGGCACTCATCACGTGAATGCTGTCCGCCAGAAAGGCGGCCTCCCGCAGGTCGTGGGTAACCAGAACCACAGTAAAGCCGTTGCGCTGCCAAAGGTCGCGCAGCACACACCACAACTCCTCGCGGGTGAAGGCGTCCAGCGCGGCGAAGGGCTCATCCAGCATCAACAGTTCAGGCTCATGAATCAGCGCCCGGCAGAGCGAGGCCCGCTGCTGCATCCCCCCCGAAAGCTCCCACGGGAAACGATCG
Coding sequences within:
- a CDS encoding peptidoglycan DD-metalloendopeptidase family protein codes for the protein MMTTGTDMSVIAGVLAVTMISLVGIAEAKAESCDACKSIEGFVEPSEIDREVSMMVGVFNGGTGDDNVAVQKARGVIETGLVTAFANGGQCPEIDSEAWAIDYSHKRPRAALHKGVDIPQPRGTAIRAVAAGVVVGKSRNRRSRKGIEVILRHRPEDTGLPFWTYSQYTHLEDMSPLAIGTAVAMGDAIGSTSNSGKQGRRERRDALHFAVLYSPVPEWSNDGKAVLPKDGRFMDPTAFYRLSGPWESVAVSKLSAAEKQVSVPWMDASGKTTPPDTKRIWPYPCQ
- a CDS encoding ferric reductase; protein product: MTDGGNQVWDDRTVRPGASLRGGGRKIPAAFPGLPLDCESGPLGNGCAGLSGGIMADGNVGAAEAALLADLERRFRSIAGEDGVIDRDEFAGALKLGDDYYADRLFVMVDDDNSGSIELSEFMGFVGTLVDGGERERLHFAFRLHDPDDSGEIDRDELRQVIAASISQNDIELPKQAVDGLTDALFRRADTDGGGGISFEEFMGVMDAYPDFRKHMTLSATSWLRQRRPAGEKRRGPTLADRVRKFGRLVNNNRAASVFLVIYAAVNVALFTHAMQTYAEQGATIFVQIARGCGACLNFNGALILVPMLRHLLTWLRQSLIGGLLPIDDSIAFHKLVGHVMMAFALVHTAAHLVNYSSLPESMGHYLFSTQAGLTGVLLTAVFVVMWVCAMDFIRRGGHFELFYFTHFFFILWFGFALFHGPSFWQWVLLPVAGYVIERIVRTVRTSRKMPVTAIEALPSSVTRLQLQLPDGFRYQPGDYVFIRYPQISGHEWHPFTVTTCPEETGKLSVHVRGLGNWTRKLHELAKARAAGQAAPKAGLDYALIDGPYGTPSTSIFKSTNVVLIGAGIGVTPFAAILKSLFMRLATGDKSVTVEKAHFIWMNRDQYSFEWFSGMLADLESRDPDRKYLDAQVYLTGVKVDMTSAALDVAMDVYQAETGRDLFTGLRNRTHLGRPDWRAIFATLAKEHEGEKVDVYFCGPAPLAAVLATEAARQGFGFHKENF
- a CDS encoding nucleoside deaminase — its product is MATDDDRRFLARAVELSRQGMNSGTGGPFGAVVVKDGVIIGEGCNEVTTSCDPTAHAEVVAIRRACTRLADFSLKGATIYASCEPCPMCLASIYWARLDRLVYANTRDQAAQIGFDDAFLYDEVPLAPLERSLPTVHLPDDDAEGVFRLWEEKADKVEY
- the xdhB gene encoding xanthine dehydrogenase molybdopterin binding subunit, whose product is MNETTKTTGARGAAIRGGVHQSVRHDSARGHVTGRAIYLDDMPLPQGSLHAALVLSPHAHAGVVSIDATKALAAPGVRAVITPADIPGRNDIAPILKDEPALAEVAEYVGHPVAAVIADSFAAAQAAARLVEVEWDQRPAILTIEQALEAGSTVARDQVMRHGDPEAALEAAPLRLKGEVRCGGQDHFYLEGQVAVAIPGEAREMQVFSSTQHPTEVQHGVAHVLGLPFNQVTVDVRRMGGAFGGKESQATIIAAIAALGAYKTGRPVKLRLPRDDDMVATGKRHPFLIRYDVGFDAEGRLLALDMLLAANAGNVADLTGPVVTRALCHADNCYYLPNASLRGVACKTNTVSNTAFRGFGGPQGMIAIEGVLDDIARHLKLPLDLVRARNFYGGEGREVTPYGMEVTDNIIGRVTSELAAQADLTGWREEVDAFNARGGVIRKGLATMPIKFGISFNLPTLNQAGALVHVYTDGSVHLNHGGTEMGQGLYIKVAQVVAEAFQIDLDHVRITATSTGKVPNTSATAASSGSDLNGMAALNAAETIKARMTTVAAAHFGVEEAEIEFAANRVFAGNRSLSFPELAQKCWEGRVSLSSTGFYRTPDIHWDFKTSKGRPFYYFTYGAAAAEVAIDTLTGETRVMRAELLQDCGRSLNPAIDLGQIEGAFIQGMGWLTAEELWWDGEGRLRTHGPSTYKIPGSRDVPPVFNCRILDDAPNREATIFRSKAIGEPPFMLALSVWLAIRDAVGSLGQPGQPVPLQAPATPEHILAAISAVTEGSPS
- the xdhA gene encoding xanthine dehydrogenase small subunit, yielding MSSITFLLNGEKVSVSQQPPTTTVLNWLREQAGLTGTKEGCAEGDCGACTVALGNIIRGQMHWQAVNGCLLTLGQIDGKALKTVEGLSGAEGGLHPVQQAMADGDGTQCGFCTPGFIMSMYAFGAGGEPAEDNLIHEALAGNLCRCTGYRPIIDACRESARTESGNDSQDVAALSRLTPSPSLRTGEHLFLAPTSSRELGIMINNHPQAWLLAGGTDIGLEFSKKGATPPVVISTAHVREMREVEQTADTLTFGAAVTYSELLPHLDQITPAFGDLLRRIGSRQIRNLGTVGGNLVTASPIGDTLPCLMALDASVMIRSSDTARSLAVSDFITGYRKTALMPGEFVESISIPVPTAGARFAAYKISRRFDQDISAVVAAYLLCLDGGRVRELRACYGGVGATTIRAVKLEQAVTGKAWTAETVALGMAALAEDISPMDDFRATAAYRNRVAANLLQRLHAETTDGDTPVRLEAL
- a CDS encoding ABC transporter permease subunit — translated: MITLNERLAPWVFTIGLFVVWELVCQLFDISQIILPAPSDIFAAFQQHWRPVLRHSGVTLWTTLAGFALAVVFGVFLGLVVGWSKTIYRGLYPVMVGFNSIPKVAVVPILVIWFGIGEVPAIITAFLISFFPIVVNVATGLATTEPELEDVLRALGARKLDIMLKVGIPRAQPYFFGSLKVAITLAFVGSVVSETVAANAGIGYLMALAGSNFQMPLVFAGLVALAIEGIVMYALFAWIEQRTTRWAFRSSMGG